The Mycobacterium adipatum genomic sequence GATCGTCATGACCGCGTGGTGTTGTCATGGGGGCTCGGGCTATTCACGGCGAGGTGGTGAGCGCGGCGATGGCGGCGCGCAGGCGCGTGGCGGCGTCATCGGCGACCGGTTGCAGGTCGGGTTGTTCGGCGACCTGGACCATGATCTGCGGGTCCATCGCCTCCACGAGTACCGAGCCCGGATGGTCGGTGTCGGTGCGGACGACGACGTTGCACGGCAGCAGCAAGCCGATCTGGCGGTCCACACTGAGTGCCCGATGGGCCAGCGGTGGGTTGCACGCCCCGAGGATGAGGTAGTCCTCCACGTCCTCGTCGAGTTTCTGCTTCAGCGTCGAGGTCACGTCGATTTCGGTCAGCACGCCGAAACCTTGATCGGACAACGCCTTTCGGGCCCTGTCGACGGCCTGGGCGAACGAGGTTTTGAGTGTAGTCGATATCGCCATCGACATGGTGTGTTCTCCTTAAGTCGTGGAATCTCCGGTCAGGCCAGTGCAAGGAAGAGCTTTTCCAGCTCGGCCTCGGTCAACGGCTCGGTTCCCTCCGGAGCTTCACCGGTCAGGCATTGCCGCATCCCGGTGGCGACGATCTTGAAGCCCGCGCGGTCCAAGGCGCGCGACACCGCAGCCAACTGTGTGACCACGTCCTTGCAGTCGCGTCCCTGCTCGATCATCGAGATCACACCGGACAGTTGGCCCTGCGCCCGCCGTAACCGGTTGAGCACCAACACCATCGCCTCGTCGTCGTCGACCAATCCCGCATCCTTCCTTCGTAGCTTTTGAGGGTCAGATACCCCAGGGGGTACATTTCTAAACATACTAGAGTTCAATTGCTTTCCCGCATCGTCGAACTAGCTGCGGTCAGGCTCGGTGCGGGGTCCGAAGCCCTCAGGTGATTCGAGAGCCGTCGCGTGTTTACCGATGTGCGCCTCGGACCGCATCCGCTCGACCATGTGCGGGTAGTGCAGTTCGAACGCGGGCCGTTCGGAACGGATGCGGGGCAGTTCGGTGAAGTTGTGCCGCGGCGGCGGGCAGCTGGTGGCCCATTCCAGCGAATTGCCGTATCCCCACGGGTCGTCCACTGTCACCGGTTCGCCATAGCGGTAGCTCTTGAATGCGTTCCACAGAAAGAACAGGGTTGATATCCCGAGGATGAACGATCCGATGGTGGAAATGACGTTGAGTGTGGTGAAGCCGTCGGAGGGCAGGTAGTCGGCGTAGCGGCGCGGCATCCCCTCATCGCCGAGCCAGTGCTGCACCAGAAAAGTGGCGTGGAAGCCGATGAAGGTCAGCCAGAAGTGCAGCTTGCCGAGCCGCTCGTCCATGAGCCGGCCGGTGATCTTCGGGAACCAGAAGTAGAAGCCGCCGAACATCGAGAACACGATGGTGCCGAACAGCACGTAATGGAAGTGAGCAATGAGGAAGTAGCTGTCGGTGACGTGGAAGTCCAGCGGCGGGCTGGCCAGGATGACCCCCGACAGACCGCCGAGCAGGAACGTGACGAGGAACCCGACCGCCCACAGCATCGGCGTTTCGAACGTGATCTGCCCTTTCCACATGGTACCGATCCAGTTGACGAACTTGATGCCGGTCGGCACTGCGATCAGGTAGGACATGAAGGCGAAGAACGGCAACAGCACCGCGCCGGTCGCGTACATGTGGTGCGCCCACACCGCCACCGACAGCGCCATGATCCCGATGGTGGCGTAGACGATGGTGGTGTAGCCGAAGATGGGTTTGCGGGAGAACACCGGGATGATCTCGGTGATCACGCCGAAAAATGGCAAGGCCACGATGTAGACCTCGGGGTGGCCGAAGAACCAGAACAGGTGCTGCCACAGCAGCACGCCGCCGTTAGCCGGGTCGTAGACGTGGGCACCGAGGTGGCGATCGGCGGCCAGCCCGAACAACGCTGCGGTCAGGATCGGGAAGGCAACAAGAATGAGGACGCTGGTGATCAAAACGTCCCAGGTGAAGACCGGCATCCGGAACATCGTCATGCCGGGAGCGCGCATGCAGACCACCGTGGTGATCATGTTGACCGCACCGAGGATGGTGCCCAGTCCGGACACGATCAGGCCCATGATCCACAGGTCGCCACCGGCCCCGGGTGAATGGATGGCGTCGCTGAGCGGCGCGTAGGCGGTCCACCCG encodes the following:
- a CDS encoding DUF302 domain-containing protein translates to MSMAISTTLKTSFAQAVDRARKALSDQGFGVLTEIDVTSTLKQKLDEDVEDYLILGACNPPLAHRALSVDRQIGLLLPCNVVVRTDTDHPGSVLVEAMDPQIMVQVAEQPDLQPVADDAATRLRAAIAALTTSP
- a CDS encoding metal-sensitive transcriptional regulator gives rise to the protein MVLVLNRLRRAQGQLSGVISMIEQGRDCKDVVTQLAAVSRALDRAGFKIVATGMRQCLTGEAPEGTEPLTEAELEKLFLALA
- the ctaD gene encoding cytochrome c oxidase subunit I, giving the protein MTDTVIQELKATRPFPARYQLKGTLIYRLITTTDHKLIGQMYFVGTFGFFLAGGLMALFIRTELATPGLQFLSNEQYNQLFTMHGTLMLLLFATPMVFAFANLVLPLQIGAPDVAFPRLNAFSFWLFLFGGLIVLAGFITPGGAADFGWTAYAPLSDAIHSPGAGGDLWIMGLIVSGLGTILGAVNMITTVVCMRAPGMTMFRMPVFTWDVLITSVLILVAFPILTAALFGLAADRHLGAHVYDPANGGVLLWQHLFWFFGHPEVYIVALPFFGVITEIIPVFSRKPIFGYTTIVYATIGIMALSVAVWAHHMYATGAVLLPFFAFMSYLIAVPTGIKFVNWIGTMWKGQITFETPMLWAVGFLVTFLLGGLSGVILASPPLDFHVTDSYFLIAHFHYVLFGTIVFSMFGGFYFWFPKITGRLMDERLGKLHFWLTFIGFHATFLVQHWLGDEGMPRRYADYLPSDGFTTLNVISTIGSFILGISTLFFLWNAFKSYRYGEPVTVDDPWGYGNSLEWATSCPPPRHNFTELPRIRSERPAFELHYPHMVERMRSEAHIGKHATALESPEGFGPRTEPDRS